The following are from one region of the Staphylococcus schleiferi genome:
- the fakA gene encoding fatty acid kinase catalytic subunit FakA, giving the protein MITKINGNLFAEMIIQGAQNLSNNADMVDALNVYPVPDGDTGTNMNLSMTSGREEVQSHLTSHIGDLGKAFSKGLLMGARGNSGVILSQIFRGFSKALEDEKDIDAKQFAHSFDAGVKTAYKAVMKPVEGTILTVAKDAAQAAIDVAEETEDCLEMMTRVYEAAQKSLENTPNLLPVLKEVGVVDSGGKGLTLVYEGFLKAMKGEKVEAHAPKVDTETFFNDEHDFHGVINTEDIVYGYCTEMMVRFQPGKEKFDETTFRSDMSGFGDSLLVISDDEIVKVHVHTETPGEVFTFGQKYGELIKVKAENMREQHREVLRKEASNESTKQKQEPAQNVETAIVTISMGEGITELFKSMGATHVISGGQTMNPSTEDIVNVINESGCKRAIILPNNKNIQMASQQAAEIVDVEAVVIPTRTVPQGIVAMFHYDESVELDENETAMTAALENVKSGSITYAVRDTKIDGIKIEKDAYMGLVEDKIIASDRDEQQVVQKTLETMLDEDSEILTIITGDEANSETTEWIESFVETHFEDVEIEVQNGQQPIYPYLFAVE; this is encoded by the coding sequence ATGATTACTAAGATCAACGGCAATTTATTTGCCGAAATGATTATACAAGGGGCTCAAAACTTATCGAATAATGCGGATATGGTTGACGCGTTAAATGTTTATCCAGTACCTGACGGGGACACAGGGACAAATATGAACTTATCTATGACTTCAGGGCGCGAAGAAGTTCAAAGTCATCTTACAAGTCATATCGGTGACTTAGGGAAAGCTTTTTCAAAAGGTTTGTTGATGGGCGCACGTGGTAATTCAGGTGTGATTTTATCGCAAATTTTTAGAGGTTTTTCTAAAGCATTAGAAGATGAAAAAGATATCGATGCTAAGCAGTTTGCGCACAGTTTTGACGCCGGTGTTAAAACAGCGTATAAGGCAGTGATGAAACCGGTTGAAGGAACAATTTTAACTGTTGCGAAAGATGCAGCACAAGCAGCAATCGATGTAGCTGAAGAAACAGAAGACTGTTTGGAAATGATGACGCGCGTTTATGAGGCTGCGCAAAAATCACTTGAAAATACACCGAATCTTTTACCTGTCTTAAAGGAAGTCGGTGTTGTTGACAGTGGTGGTAAAGGATTAACGCTTGTTTATGAAGGTTTCTTAAAAGCAATGAAAGGTGAAAAAGTAGAAGCGCATGCACCTAAAGTGGATACAGAAACTTTCTTTAATGATGAACATGATTTTCACGGTGTCATTAACACAGAAGATATTGTTTACGGTTACTGTACTGAAATGATGGTCCGCTTTCAACCTGGCAAAGAAAAATTTGATGAAACGACTTTCCGTTCAGATATGAGTGGATTTGGTGATTCTTTACTTGTGATTAGTGACGATGAAATTGTTAAAGTTCATGTTCACACTGAGACGCCAGGCGAAGTATTCACGTTCGGTCAAAAATACGGTGAATTAATTAAAGTTAAAGCTGAAAATATGCGCGAACAACATCGTGAGGTATTACGTAAAGAAGCATCGAATGAAAGTACAAAACAAAAGCAAGAACCTGCTCAAAATGTTGAAACGGCAATCGTTACGATTTCTATGGGCGAGGGCATTACGGAATTATTTAAATCCATGGGTGCAACACATGTCATTAGTGGTGGTCAAACGATGAATCCGTCTACGGAAGATATCGTCAATGTGATTAATGAAAGTGGTTGCAAACGTGCAATTATCTTGCCGAATAATAAAAATATACAAATGGCCAGTCAACAAGCAGCTGAAATTGTTGACGTAGAAGCTGTTGTCATTCCAACGCGTACTGTGCCTCAAGGTATTGTAGCTATGTTCCATTATGATGAAAGTGTTGAACTTGATGAAAATGAAACTGCGATGACTGCGGCTTTAGAAAATGTGAAGTCTGGTTCAATTACATATGCTGTTCGAGATACAAAAATTGATGGCATTAAAATTGAAAAAGATGCATATATGGGATTAGTGGAAGATAAAATCATTGCGAGTGATCGTGATGAACAACAAGTCGTTCAAAAAACTTTGGAAACAATGTTGGATGAAGATAGTGAAATTCTAACGATTATTACTGGTGATGAAGCAAATTCAGAAACAACTGAATGGATTGAATCATTTGTTGAAACACATTTTGAAGATGTTGAGATTGAAGTTCAAAATGGTCAACAACCTATTTATCCTTATTTGTTTGCCGTCGAATAA
- the fabD gene encoding ACP S-malonyltransferase: MGKTVLMFPGQGAQKVGMAQDLYQQDQAATHILDEAQSQMPFDLLETMFEDPEGILGQTENTQPALLTHSMALYAAMGQPKSDFTLGHSLGEYASLVMSGVLKFEDAVQIVRKRGELMAQAFPKGVGSMAAVLGLSLDEVKAICDQISTEQYVVEPANINCPGQIVVSGHKEAIDRFVADGKSLGAKRVLPLDVSGPFHSSMMQVIESEFTTYINQFEWHSATTPVVQNVNASAEVDATQIKQNMIKQLYVPVQFIDSVEWLIEQGVDHFIEVGPGKVLSGLVKKINRNVKITSIQTLEDVKEWKADE; the protein is encoded by the coding sequence GTGGGTAAAACAGTTTTAATGTTTCCGGGACAAGGTGCCCAAAAAGTCGGAATGGCACAAGATTTGTATCAACAAGATCAAGCTGCAACACATATTCTTGATGAAGCACAATCACAAATGCCTTTTGATTTATTAGAAACGATGTTTGAGGATCCGGAAGGGATTTTAGGTCAAACTGAAAATACACAACCTGCGCTTCTTACGCACAGTATGGCGCTTTATGCGGCTATGGGACAACCTAAAAGTGACTTTACATTAGGTCATAGTCTCGGTGAATATGCGAGTTTAGTGATGAGCGGTGTTTTAAAATTTGAAGATGCCGTTCAAATCGTTCGTAAACGTGGGGAACTCATGGCACAAGCTTTTCCTAAAGGCGTCGGAAGTATGGCAGCCGTATTAGGTCTCTCTTTGGATGAAGTGAAAGCGATTTGTGATCAAATTTCAACGGAACAGTACGTCGTTGAACCTGCGAATATCAATTGTCCTGGTCAAATTGTTGTTTCAGGTCATAAAGAAGCCATCGATCGTTTTGTGGCTGATGGTAAAAGTTTAGGTGCTAAACGTGTTTTACCGTTAGATGTTTCAGGACCATTTCATTCGTCGATGATGCAAGTCATTGAATCAGAATTTACAACTTATATTAATCAGTTTGAATGGCACTCAGCGACAACACCAGTCGTTCAAAATGTGAATGCATCCGCTGAAGTAGATGCGACACAAATCAAGCAAAATATGATTAAACAGTTATATGTCCCTGTTCAATTTATTGATTCTGTAGAATGGTTAATCGAACAAGGTGTAGACCACTTTATAGAAGTAGGTCCAGGCAAAGTTCTATCCGGTTTAGTTAAAAAGATTAACAGAAATGTAAAAATAACTTCGATCCAAACACTCGAAGATGTAAAGGAATGGAAAGCAGATGAGTAA
- the recG gene encoding ATP-dependent DNA helicase RecG, which produces MTNINLINNPYSLKEIKGLGPKRLAVLNEMNIDTIQDLVLYLPTRYEDNTLVDITTAEDEANVTVRGEVYSTPTVAFFGRNRSKLTVHVMVNGVAVKAIYFNQPYLKNKIQLHETVIIKGKWSRRKQEINGNKMFFSADSLSDAQYTPIYRVKEGIKQKQLRDMIRETLNHITIEEWLPEALRTKYKLETLSDTLHALHEAKDQQSLIKARRTFAFTEFFMFELRMQWLNRIEKSSDEAIEVDHDLQRVKAFIQTLPFELTEGQKQSVNEIFRDLKAPIRMHRLLQGDVGSGKTVVAAICMYAMKTAGFQSALMVPTEILAEQHADSLAQLFGPHMNVALLTGSVKGKRRKLLLEQLENGEIDCVVGTHALIQDDVNFKDVGLVITDEQHRFGVQQRQKLREKGALSNVLFMTATPIPRTLAISVFGEMDVSSIKSLPKGRKPIQTHWIKHERYDLAIEKMNNELKKGRQAYVISPLIESSEHLEDVQNAIALYENLQVALPNQRIGLLHGRMTSDEKDQVMHQFSAHELDVLVATTVVEVGVNVPNATFMMIYDADRFGLSTLHQLRGRVGRSDHQSYCVLIASPKTETGIERMQIMTQTTDGFELSERDLEMRGPGDFFGVKQSGLPDFLVGNLVEDYRMLEVARDEAAQLIQSGDFFTPAYERLRTFIEDKILYQSFD; this is translated from the coding sequence ATGACAAACATCAATCTTATCAATAATCCTTATAGTTTAAAGGAAATTAAAGGCTTAGGTCCAAAGCGACTCGCCGTTTTAAATGAAATGAATATTGATACCATTCAAGATCTTGTGCTTTATTTGCCAACGCGTTATGAAGATAATACGTTGGTAGATATCACAACTGCGGAAGATGAAGCCAATGTGACAGTTCGAGGAGAAGTTTATTCGACTCCAACTGTCGCTTTTTTTGGACGTAACCGCTCTAAGTTAACTGTGCATGTAATGGTAAATGGCGTTGCAGTGAAAGCGATATATTTTAATCAGCCCTATTTGAAGAATAAAATCCAATTACATGAAACAGTCATTATAAAAGGGAAATGGTCACGACGAAAGCAAGAAATAAATGGAAACAAAATGTTTTTTAGTGCTGATTCCCTTTCCGATGCCCAGTACACCCCCATCTATCGTGTAAAGGAAGGGATTAAACAAAAACAACTTAGAGATATGATACGAGAAACATTAAATCATATTACGATTGAAGAATGGTTACCTGAAGCGTTGCGTACTAAATATAAATTAGAAACATTGAGCGATACATTGCACGCTTTACATGAAGCGAAAGATCAACAGTCTCTCATTAAAGCGAGACGAACGTTTGCATTTACAGAATTTTTTATGTTTGAATTACGGATGCAATGGTTGAACAGAATTGAAAAATCATCTGATGAAGCGATTGAAGTGGATCATGATTTGCAACGAGTCAAAGCTTTTATTCAAACGTTGCCATTTGAATTAACAGAAGGTCAAAAGCAGAGTGTGAATGAAATCTTTAGAGATTTGAAAGCGCCGATACGGATGCATCGTTTGTTACAAGGAGATGTTGGGTCAGGTAAAACGGTTGTAGCGGCGATTTGTATGTATGCGATGAAGACTGCAGGTTTTCAATCTGCTTTAATGGTACCGACAGAAATTCTTGCAGAACAACATGCTGATAGCCTTGCACAACTATTTGGGCCGCATATGAATGTGGCACTTCTGACAGGTTCGGTCAAAGGGAAAAGACGAAAATTACTTTTAGAACAGTTGGAAAACGGAGAGATAGATTGTGTAGTAGGAACACATGCATTAATTCAAGATGACGTTAATTTTAAAGATGTGGGCTTAGTAATTACAGACGAACAACACCGCTTTGGCGTTCAACAAAGACAGAAGCTGCGTGAAAAAGGGGCTTTGTCCAATGTATTATTTATGACAGCTACCCCTATACCTAGGACGTTGGCAATTTCAGTTTTTGGTGAAATGGATGTTTCATCAATAAAAAGTCTACCTAAAGGACGCAAGCCTATTCAAACGCATTGGATCAAACATGAAAGATACGATCTAGCCATTGAAAAAATGAATAATGAGTTGAAAAAGGGACGCCAAGCTTATGTCATTTCACCATTAATAGAAAGCTCTGAGCATTTGGAAGATGTGCAAAATGCAATTGCTTTATATGAAAATCTGCAAGTTGCCTTGCCAAATCAGCGGATTGGACTGTTACACGGAAGAATGACTTCGGATGAGAAAGATCAAGTGATGCATCAGTTTAGTGCTCATGAACTTGATGTGCTTGTTGCAACAACTGTTGTCGAAGTAGGGGTCAATGTGCCTAACGCAACATTTATGATGATATATGATGCAGACCGCTTCGGATTATCTACTTTACACCAACTTCGTGGACGGGTCGGTCGAAGTGACCATCAAAGTTATTGTGTGCTGATTGCTTCTCCTAAAACCGAGACCGGTATCGAACGGATGCAAATTATGACGCAGACCACGGATGGATTCGAACTGAGTGAGAGAGATTTAGAAATGCGTGGACCGGGAGATTTTTTTGGTGTGAAACAAAGTGGCTTGCCTGACTTTTTAGTCGGAAATCTTGTTGAAGATTATCGAATGCTAGAAGTTGCAAGGGATGAGGCTGCACAACTCATTCAATCAGGTGACTTTTTCACGCCAGCATACGAACGTTTGCGCACATTTATTGAAGATAAAATACTCTATCAAAGTTTTGATTAA
- the sdaAB gene encoding L-serine ammonia-lyase, iron-sulfur-dependent subunit beta, with translation MKYKSVFDIIGPTMVGPSSSHTAGAVRIGLVARDLFGKQPNRADIYLYGSFMETYKGHGTDVALVGGLLGYDTDDDRIESSLETAESQGMRVHFIEMTEERSHPNTAIIDMTDGDKNISVEGVSIGGGKIEIVAINGFPLAISGNYPTLLVFHQDTFGTIGKVANILGDYSINVGSMQVARKEKGDEALMTCELDDDISEDVLGLIRKVPGVVTVSLMGDA, from the coding sequence ATGAAGTATAAAAGCGTATTTGATATTATAGGGCCAACAATGGTCGGTCCTTCATCATCACATACAGCAGGTGCAGTCAGAATCGGATTGGTTGCTAGAGATTTGTTTGGAAAACAACCGAATCGTGCTGATATCTATTTATATGGTTCTTTTATGGAAACGTACAAAGGACATGGTACAGACGTAGCATTGGTCGGCGGATTGTTAGGTTACGATACAGATGATGATCGAATTGAATCTAGTTTGGAAACCGCAGAATCACAAGGAATGCGGGTACATTTTATAGAAATGACTGAGGAACGTTCACACCCGAATACAGCGATTATAGATATGACAGATGGCGATAAAAATATATCTGTTGAAGGTGTTTCAATCGGTGGTGGCAAAATAGAAATTGTGGCGATTAATGGTTTTCCACTTGCGATTAGTGGTAATTATCCAACCTTACTCGTCTTCCACCAAGACACATTCGGTACAATAGGTAAAGTAGCTAATATTTTAGGTGATTACAGCATTAATGTTGGGAGTATGCAAGTCGCGCGTAAAGAAAAAGGCGACGAAGCATTAATGACCTGTGAATTAGATGATGATATTAGTGAAGATGTTTTAGGTTTGATTAGAAAAGTACCTGGTGTTGTGACAGTATCGTTAATGGGGGATGCGTAA
- the fabG gene encoding 3-oxoacyl-[acyl-carrier-protein] reductase, with amino-acid sequence MSKVALVTGASRGIGRSIALQLAEEGYHVVVNYAGNQEKAEEVVEQIKQKGVDAVAIQANVSNGDEVKAMIKEVVKTFGSIDVLVNNAGITRDNLLMRMKEREWDEVIDTNLKGVFNCIQKVTPQMLKQRHGRIINLTSIVGAVGNPGQINYVASKAGVIGMTKTAARELASRNITVNAVAPGFIVSDMTDALNDELKETMKSQIPLGRFGQDTDIAHTVAFLASDKAEYITGQTIHVNGGMHME; translated from the coding sequence ATGAGTAAAGTAGCATTAGTCACAGGCGCTTCTCGCGGTATCGGCCGTAGTATTGCATTGCAGTTAGCAGAAGAAGGTTATCATGTTGTCGTTAACTATGCAGGCAATCAAGAAAAAGCAGAAGAAGTTGTTGAACAAATTAAACAAAAAGGCGTTGATGCAGTAGCCATTCAAGCTAATGTTTCAAACGGCGATGAAGTAAAAGCGATGATTAAAGAAGTCGTTAAAACATTTGGTTCAATCGATGTACTTGTAAACAATGCAGGGATTACAAGAGATAATCTATTGATGAGAATGAAAGAACGTGAATGGGACGAAGTCATTGATACAAACTTAAAAGGTGTCTTTAATTGTATTCAAAAAGTGACGCCACAAATGTTAAAACAACGCCATGGTCGCATTATCAACTTAACAAGTATCGTCGGTGCGGTAGGGAATCCTGGACAAATTAACTATGTTGCGTCTAAGGCGGGTGTCATTGGTATGACAAAAACAGCGGCAAGAGAACTTGCATCACGTAACATTACGGTTAATGCAGTAGCCCCTGGTTTTATTGTTTCTGACATGACAGATGCATTAAATGACGAGTTGAAAGAAACGATGAAATCACAAATTCCACTAGGTCGCTTTGGACAAGATACGGATATTGCGCATACAGTTGCATTTCTTGCTTCTGATAAAGCGGAATATATCACAGGTCAAACGATACATGTAAATGGTGGCATGCATATGGAATAA
- the rpmB gene encoding 50S ribosomal protein L28, with protein sequence MGKECFVTGRKASTGNNRSHALNASKRRWNANLQKVRILVDGKPKKVWVSARALKSGKVTRV encoded by the coding sequence ATGGGTAAAGAATGTTTCGTTACAGGACGTAAAGCTTCAACAGGAAACAACCGTTCACACGCGTTAAACGCTTCAAAACGTCGTTGGAATGCTAATTTACAAAAAGTTAGAATCCTTGTTGATGGTAAACCTAAAAAAGTTTGGGTTTCAGCTCGTGCTTTAAAATCAGGTAAAGTCACTCGCGTATAA
- the fapR gene encoding transcription factor FapR: protein MKKTKDERRALIETTIQQNPFITDQALSEMFEVSIQTIRLDRSQLKIPELRERVKSVAKDQYQNISALEDQDIIGDIVSLEPNHYGKSILTITKKDVFSRNEIARGHVLFAQANSLCVAMVKHIAVLTKESHIHFVKPVHLGDVVMATAEVQFHDDKYYEMSVTSYVEKERVFEGIFKMYYISEDE, encoded by the coding sequence GTGAAAAAGACTAAGGATGAGAGACGCGCGCTAATTGAAACAACCATCCAACAAAATCCGTTCATTACGGATCAAGCATTAAGCGAGATGTTTGAAGTGAGTATACAAACGATTCGTCTTGATCGTAGTCAACTTAAAATACCAGAACTACGTGAACGTGTGAAAAGTGTCGCAAAAGATCAATACCAAAATATTAGTGCTTTGGAGGATCAAGACATTATCGGTGATATCGTTTCGCTTGAACCGAATCATTATGGGAAATCTATTTTGACAATCACCAAAAAGGACGTTTTTTCTAGAAATGAAATCGCGCGTGGACATGTTTTGTTTGCACAAGCGAATTCTTTATGTGTCGCAATGGTTAAACATATCGCTGTATTAACAAAAGAAAGTCATATTCACTTTGTAAAACCTGTTCATTTAGGTGATGTTGTCATGGCAACAGCAGAGGTTCAATTTCATGATGACAAATATTATGAAATGAGTGTCACTTCTTATGTTGAAAAAGAAAGAGTCTTTGAAGGAATATTTAAAATGTATTACATAAGTGAGGATGAATAA
- a CDS encoding acyl carrier protein has protein sequence MENFDKVKDIIVDRLGVDADKVTEGASFKEDLGADSLDIAELVMELEDEFGTEIPDEEAEKINTVGDAVNYINTLEK, from the coding sequence GTGGAAAACTTCGATAAAGTAAAAGACATCATTGTTGATCGTTTAGGCGTAGACGCTGATAAAGTAACTGAAGGTGCATCTTTCAAAGAAGATTTAGGTGCAGATTCACTTGATATTGCTGAATTAGTGATGGAATTAGAGGATGAATTTGGTACTGAAATTCCAGATGAAGAAGCGGAAAAAATCAACACAGTTGGAGACGCTGTTAATTACATTAATACACTTGAAAAATAA
- the rpe gene encoding ribulose-phosphate 3-epimerase, which yields MTKIFPSLLSADFLNLKQEMIELERAGVDALHFDVMDGQFVPNISIGFPILEAVRSAISLPIDVHLMINNPEQYIDTFIDKGANKLSVHYEATPHIHRIIQRIKNRGVEAGVVINPGTPISALDTLLDEVDYVLIMSVNPGFGGQKFIPSSLRKIAQLKEQRKQRELDFKIEVDGGVNAETAAQVIEAGADWLVAGSYFFNQQNYQQATQILKGEA from the coding sequence ATGACAAAAATATTTCCTTCTTTATTATCGGCAGATTTTCTGAACTTAAAACAGGAAATGATTGAACTTGAGCGTGCAGGGGTAGATGCGCTGCATTTTGATGTGATGGACGGTCAATTCGTTCCAAATATTTCAATTGGTTTTCCAATTCTTGAAGCTGTCCGATCTGCGATATCTTTACCGATTGACGTTCATTTAATGATTAATAACCCAGAGCAGTATATTGATACTTTTATCGATAAAGGTGCAAATAAACTGTCTGTACATTATGAAGCTACACCGCATATCCACAGAATTATTCAAAGAATTAAAAATAGAGGGGTTGAAGCGGGTGTTGTCATTAATCCAGGTACACCCATCAGTGCTTTAGACACGCTTTTAGATGAAGTGGATTATGTTCTGATTATGTCCGTAAACCCTGGATTTGGTGGCCAAAAATTTATTCCATCATCATTAAGAAAGATAGCGCAATTAAAAGAACAAAGAAAACAACGTGAACTTGATTTTAAAATTGAAGTTGATGGTGGTGTCAATGCCGAAACAGCAGCTCAAGTGATTGAAGCGGGTGCGGATTGGTTAGTGGCTGGTTCTTATTTCTTTAATCAACAAAATTATCAGCAAGCCACACAAATTTTAAAAGGTGAGGCATAG
- the sdaAA gene encoding L-serine ammonia-lyase, iron-sulfur-dependent, subunit alpha, producing the protein MFKSVKELIAKCEAENKAIYEVMLEQEMAVTGLSAEAVYTQMNHNLETMEKALEEGLAGVTSKTGLTGGDAVLMKAYIEKGQTLAGDLVLDAVSKAVATNEVNAAMGKICATPTAGSAGVVPGVLFSLKNRLQLSRQDMLNFLLTSGAFGFVVANNASISGAAGGCQAEVGSASAMAAAAIVEAAGGTPQQSAEGFAICLKNMLGLVCDPVAGLVEVPCVKRNAAGASNAIVSADMALAGIESRIPTDEVIDAMYKIGQTMPSALRETGRGGLAGTPTGQRLKQQIFGD; encoded by the coding sequence ATGTTTAAGAGTGTGAAAGAATTAATTGCGAAATGTGAAGCTGAAAATAAAGCGATATATGAAGTGATGCTCGAACAAGAGATGGCTGTTACAGGTTTGTCTGCTGAAGCTGTTTATACACAGATGAATCATAACTTAGAAACAATGGAAAAAGCATTAGAAGAAGGACTTGCTGGCGTCACATCTAAAACAGGGCTAACAGGTGGCGATGCTGTTTTAATGAAAGCGTATATTGAAAAAGGCCAAACCCTTGCTGGAGATCTCGTTTTAGATGCTGTGAGTAAAGCAGTGGCAACAAATGAAGTCAATGCAGCAATGGGGAAAATCTGTGCGACACCAACTGCTGGTTCAGCAGGTGTTGTACCTGGCGTTTTATTTTCACTAAAAAATCGATTACAATTAAGTCGACAAGATATGCTGAATTTTTTACTTACATCAGGCGCGTTTGGTTTCGTTGTAGCAAATAATGCCTCTATCTCAGGGGCGGCAGGCGGATGCCAAGCTGAAGTGGGTTCAGCAAGTGCGATGGCAGCTGCTGCTATTGTAGAAGCGGCAGGTGGTACGCCACAACAATCCGCAGAAGGATTTGCAATTTGTCTTAAAAATATGCTCGGCTTAGTTTGTGACCCGGTCGCAGGTTTAGTGGAAGTCCCTTGTGTTAAAAGAAATGCTGCAGGTGCGTCAAATGCGATTGTTTCTGCTGACATGGCTTTAGCGGGGATTGAATCTCGTATTCCTACCGACGAAGTGATTGATGCGATGTACAAAATTGGACAAACGATGCCTTCTGCGTTACGTGAAACGGGCCGTGGTGGCTTGGCAGGTACACCGACCGGTCAACGATTAAAACAACAAATTTTTGGTGATTAA
- a CDS encoding thiamine diphosphokinase, with amino-acid sequence MTKSICLLCSSRTLPEKLLEHHHDQEWAGVDRGTLLLLQHQITPVFAVGDFDSISSSEREWIKSHIAIEPVPAEKADTDLALAVHQAVALGYDDIQIYGATGGRLDHFMGAMALLQNPDFVNKKIVIIDKMNEIEYLTEGRYTIENNESFKYVSFPLGADQVKLSLKGFKYELDEVTLQRGSTLTISNEFIEDKGEVIVHEGAVFLMRSRDE; translated from the coding sequence ATGACAAAAAGCATCTGTTTGTTATGTAGTTCTCGTACTTTACCTGAAAAACTATTAGAACACCATCATGATCAAGAGTGGGCGGGTGTTGATAGAGGCACACTTCTTTTACTTCAACATCAAATCACACCTGTTTTTGCGGTAGGTGATTTTGATTCGATTTCATCTTCTGAACGTGAATGGATTAAATCGCATATTGCAATTGAACCTGTGCCTGCAGAAAAAGCAGATACAGATTTAGCGCTAGCGGTTCACCAAGCAGTTGCTTTAGGTTACGATGACATTCAAATCTATGGCGCTACAGGTGGACGACTAGATCACTTTATGGGCGCAATGGCATTGCTCCAAAATCCAGATTTTGTAAACAAGAAAATAGTAATAATTGATAAAATGAATGAGATTGAATATTTAACAGAGGGTCGCTACACAATCGAGAATAATGAAAGTTTTAAATATGTATCTTTTCCTTTAGGTGCAGATCAGGTGAAGTTATCTTTAAAAGGTTTTAAGTATGAATTAGATGAAGTGACTTTACAACGCGGATCCACACTGACGATTTCAAATGAATTTATAGAGGATAAGGGCGAAGTGATTGTTCATGAAGGGGCGGTTTTTCTTATGAGAAGCCGTGACGAATAA
- a CDS encoding Asp23/Gls24 family envelope stress response protein — MALEITNDYGSIDISNEVIASIVGGKAVECYGIVGMASRQQVRDGIAEILGHENYAKGIVVRENEGVLDVDMHIIVSYGVKISEVAQNVQSTVKYTLEHTLKLKVNSVNIFVQGVRFNNDGNDK; from the coding sequence ATGGCATTAGAAATTACGAATGATTATGGTAGTATTGACATTTCAAACGAAGTGATAGCATCTATTGTAGGCGGAAAAGCTGTAGAATGTTACGGTATTGTGGGTATGGCATCTCGTCAGCAAGTGAGAGATGGTATTGCAGAAATTCTCGGACATGAAAATTATGCTAAAGGTATTGTTGTGAGAGAAAATGAAGGCGTATTAGATGTTGATATGCATATCATTGTCAGCTATGGCGTTAAAATCTCAGAAGTTGCGCAAAATGTGCAATCAACAGTGAAATATACTTTAGAGCATACATTAAAACTAAAAGTAAACTCTGTGAATATTTTTGTACAGGGCGTACGTTTTAATAATGACGGGAATGACAAATAG